One window of Athalia rosae chromosome 4, iyAthRosa1.1, whole genome shotgun sequence genomic DNA carries:
- the LOC105684372 gene encoding protein gustavus isoform X4, giving the protein MDWAVKARRTYKASRCVSGGGSRGNGATGATGATGGGGGLGSGGAVGGRGGGLDGGVPPPATGHHHHHHHTNTTTTTTTTTGTRHHRHKLPAGKQCSDHRHHPHHHRHHPHHRSHHRGMNMGQKISGGVKSVTRDSGAGTGGGVGVGGGGAVTYKPVVPRELAQDFSRPARLDVLLDMPPASRETQVSHSWNADDRSLNIFVKDDDKLTFHRHPVAQSTDCIRGRVGYTKGLHVWELHWSTRQRGTHAVVGVATAEAPLHSVGYQSLVGNNQLSWGWDLGRNKLYHDAKNNNGVTYPALLKPDETFIVPDKFLVVLDMDEGTLSFVVDGQYLGVAFRGLKGRKLHPIVSAVWGHCEITMKYIGGLDPEPLPLMDLCRRVIRQRVGKQRLEVRINELKLPQAIKTYLLYRDRR; this is encoded by the exons ATGGATTGGGCAGTGAAGGCGCGACGAAC GTATAAAGCGAGTCGTTGCGTTAGCGGGGGTGGAAGCCGCGGCAACGGGGCAACTGGGGCAACCGGAGCAAccgggggaggagggggtcTTGGAAGCGGGGGTGCGGTAGGAGGCCGGGGAGGCGGGTTGGACGGGGGTGTTCCACCACCGGCTACCGGgcatcaccatcaccatcaccacACGAACACCACGACGACTACCACCACAACAACAGGCACACGGCATCACAGACACAAGCTGCCAGCGGGAAAGCAGTGCAGCGATCACCGACACCACCCTCACCATCACCGGCATCATCCACACCATCGATCCCATCACCGTGGCATGAACATGGGCCAAAAGATTTCAG GCGGCGTGAAGAGCGTGACACGTGACAGCGGTGCGGGAACTGGAGGCGGCGTAGGTGTTGGGGGCGGAGGAGCAGTCACGTACAAGCCCGTTGTACCCAGAGAACTGGCGCAAGATTTTTCACGACCAGCTCGCCTGGATGTTCTTCTCGACATGCCGCCCGCCTCCAGAGAGACACAGGTCAGCCATAGCTGGAACGCCGATGACCGCAGTCTTAACATCTTCGTCAAA GATGACGACAAATTGACGTTTCATCGCCACCCCGTTGCGCAAAGTACGGATTGCATACGAGGGCGTGTCGGGTACACGAAAGGTCTCCACGTATGGGAATTACACTGGAGTACGCGACAACGAGGAACGCACGCTGTTGTAGGCGTCGCGACGGCAGAAGCACCCCTTCACAGCGTTGGCTACCAGAGTTTAGTCGGCAACAACCAACTAAGCTGGGGTTGGGACCTTGGAAGAAATAAGCTGTACCACGACGCAAAAAACAATAACGGAGTCACGTACCCAGCGCTACTGAAACCCGACGAAACGTTCATCGTTCCTGACAAATTCTTGG TCGTCCTGGACATGGACGAAGGTACGTTATCCTTCGTCGTCGATGGCCAGTACTTGGGAGTGGCATTCAGAGGACTCAAAGGAAGAAAACTTCACCCAATAGTCTCGGCAGTGTGGGGTCACTGCGAGATCACCATGAAATACATCGGTGGCCTTGACC CTGAACCTTTACCCCTGATGGACCTTTGCCGGAGAGTGATTCGACAACGGGTCGGTAAGCAGAGACTGGAGGTCAGAATCAACGAGCTGAAACTGCCCCAGGCAATAAAGACGTACCTCCTATACCGGGACAGAAGGTAA
- the LOC105684372 gene encoding protein gustavus isoform X2, whose translation MLTTLPTTCHYTHTYIHIHAHPLRTYLPTCLPAWATGVTRDYTAHGVLVLYKASRCVSGGGSRGNGATGATGATGGGGGLGSGGAVGGRGGGLDGGVPPPATGHHHHHHHTNTTTTTTTTTGTRHHRHKLPAGKQCSDHRHHPHHHRHHPHHRSHHRGMNMGQKISGGVKSVTRDSGAGTGGGVGVGGGGAVTYKPVVPRELAQDFSRPARLDVLLDMPPASRETQVSHSWNADDRSLNIFVKDDDKLTFHRHPVAQSTDCIRGRVGYTKGLHVWELHWSTRQRGTHAVVGVATAEAPLHSVGYQSLVGNNQLSWGWDLGRNKLYHDAKNNNGVTYPALLKPDETFIVPDKFLVVLDMDEGTLSFVVDGQYLGVAFRGLKGRKLHPIVSAVWGHCEITMKYIGGLDPEPLPLMDLCRRVIRQRVGKQRLEVRINELKLPQAIKTYLLYRDRR comes from the exons ATGCTAACAACACTACCGACTACTTGCCAttacacgcatacgtatatccaTATCCACGCACACCCActccgtacgtacctacctacctgcctACCTGCTTGGGCAACCGGCGTGACTCGTGACTATACGGCTCATGGTGTATTGGTTTT GTATAAAGCGAGTCGTTGCGTTAGCGGGGGTGGAAGCCGCGGCAACGGGGCAACTGGGGCAACCGGAGCAAccgggggaggagggggtcTTGGAAGCGGGGGTGCGGTAGGAGGCCGGGGAGGCGGGTTGGACGGGGGTGTTCCACCACCGGCTACCGGgcatcaccatcaccatcaccacACGAACACCACGACGACTACCACCACAACAACAGGCACACGGCATCACAGACACAAGCTGCCAGCGGGAAAGCAGTGCAGCGATCACCGACACCACCCTCACCATCACCGGCATCATCCACACCATCGATCCCATCACCGTGGCATGAACATGGGCCAAAAGATTTCAG GCGGCGTGAAGAGCGTGACACGTGACAGCGGTGCGGGAACTGGAGGCGGCGTAGGTGTTGGGGGCGGAGGAGCAGTCACGTACAAGCCCGTTGTACCCAGAGAACTGGCGCAAGATTTTTCACGACCAGCTCGCCTGGATGTTCTTCTCGACATGCCGCCCGCCTCCAGAGAGACACAGGTCAGCCATAGCTGGAACGCCGATGACCGCAGTCTTAACATCTTCGTCAAA GATGACGACAAATTGACGTTTCATCGCCACCCCGTTGCGCAAAGTACGGATTGCATACGAGGGCGTGTCGGGTACACGAAAGGTCTCCACGTATGGGAATTACACTGGAGTACGCGACAACGAGGAACGCACGCTGTTGTAGGCGTCGCGACGGCAGAAGCACCCCTTCACAGCGTTGGCTACCAGAGTTTAGTCGGCAACAACCAACTAAGCTGGGGTTGGGACCTTGGAAGAAATAAGCTGTACCACGACGCAAAAAACAATAACGGAGTCACGTACCCAGCGCTACTGAAACCCGACGAAACGTTCATCGTTCCTGACAAATTCTTGG TCGTCCTGGACATGGACGAAGGTACGTTATCCTTCGTCGTCGATGGCCAGTACTTGGGAGTGGCATTCAGAGGACTCAAAGGAAGAAAACTTCACCCAATAGTCTCGGCAGTGTGGGGTCACTGCGAGATCACCATGAAATACATCGGTGGCCTTGACC CTGAACCTTTACCCCTGATGGACCTTTGCCGGAGAGTGATTCGACAACGGGTCGGTAAGCAGAGACTGGAGGTCAGAATCAACGAGCTGAAACTGCCCCAGGCAATAAAGACGTACCTCCTATACCGGGACAGAAGGTAA
- the LOC105684372 gene encoding protein gustavus isoform X3: MRWKGRGGRKALSRRTQASQRRDLGTLNSCRYKASRCVSGGGSRGNGATGATGATGGGGGLGSGGAVGGRGGGLDGGVPPPATGHHHHHHHTNTTTTTTTTTGTRHHRHKLPAGKQCSDHRHHPHHHRHHPHHRSHHRGMNMGQKISGGVKSVTRDSGAGTGGGVGVGGGGAVTYKPVVPRELAQDFSRPARLDVLLDMPPASRETQVSHSWNADDRSLNIFVKDDDKLTFHRHPVAQSTDCIRGRVGYTKGLHVWELHWSTRQRGTHAVVGVATAEAPLHSVGYQSLVGNNQLSWGWDLGRNKLYHDAKNNNGVTYPALLKPDETFIVPDKFLVVLDMDEGTLSFVVDGQYLGVAFRGLKGRKLHPIVSAVWGHCEITMKYIGGLDPEPLPLMDLCRRVIRQRVGKQRLEVRINELKLPQAIKTYLLYRDRR; this comes from the exons GTATAAAGCGAGTCGTTGCGTTAGCGGGGGTGGAAGCCGCGGCAACGGGGCAACTGGGGCAACCGGAGCAAccgggggaggagggggtcTTGGAAGCGGGGGTGCGGTAGGAGGCCGGGGAGGCGGGTTGGACGGGGGTGTTCCACCACCGGCTACCGGgcatcaccatcaccatcaccacACGAACACCACGACGACTACCACCACAACAACAGGCACACGGCATCACAGACACAAGCTGCCAGCGGGAAAGCAGTGCAGCGATCACCGACACCACCCTCACCATCACCGGCATCATCCACACCATCGATCCCATCACCGTGGCATGAACATGGGCCAAAAGATTTCAG GCGGCGTGAAGAGCGTGACACGTGACAGCGGTGCGGGAACTGGAGGCGGCGTAGGTGTTGGGGGCGGAGGAGCAGTCACGTACAAGCCCGTTGTACCCAGAGAACTGGCGCAAGATTTTTCACGACCAGCTCGCCTGGATGTTCTTCTCGACATGCCGCCCGCCTCCAGAGAGACACAGGTCAGCCATAGCTGGAACGCCGATGACCGCAGTCTTAACATCTTCGTCAAA GATGACGACAAATTGACGTTTCATCGCCACCCCGTTGCGCAAAGTACGGATTGCATACGAGGGCGTGTCGGGTACACGAAAGGTCTCCACGTATGGGAATTACACTGGAGTACGCGACAACGAGGAACGCACGCTGTTGTAGGCGTCGCGACGGCAGAAGCACCCCTTCACAGCGTTGGCTACCAGAGTTTAGTCGGCAACAACCAACTAAGCTGGGGTTGGGACCTTGGAAGAAATAAGCTGTACCACGACGCAAAAAACAATAACGGAGTCACGTACCCAGCGCTACTGAAACCCGACGAAACGTTCATCGTTCCTGACAAATTCTTGG TCGTCCTGGACATGGACGAAGGTACGTTATCCTTCGTCGTCGATGGCCAGTACTTGGGAGTGGCATTCAGAGGACTCAAAGGAAGAAAACTTCACCCAATAGTCTCGGCAGTGTGGGGTCACTGCGAGATCACCATGAAATACATCGGTGGCCTTGACC CTGAACCTTTACCCCTGATGGACCTTTGCCGGAGAGTGATTCGACAACGGGTCGGTAAGCAGAGACTGGAGGTCAGAATCAACGAGCTGAAACTGCCCCAGGCAATAAAGACGTACCTCCTATACCGGGACAGAAGGTAA